In a genomic window of Methanosarcina horonobensis HB-1 = JCM 15518:
- a CDS encoding aldo/keto reductase, giving the protein MLYRRLGRTEGEVSILGFGTMRFPVIGGDDTRIDKEKAIQMIRYAIDSGVNYIDTAYPYHGGMSETVLGKALENGYREKVYLATKLPSWLVTSREDMDRYLNEQLERLKTNYIDFYLLHALNRDFWNIVKKHDVLDFLDSALKEGKIKYTGFSFHDNFDLFKEVIDSYPWTLCQIQYNFMDENFQAGKEDLLHAASKGLGVVIMEPMRGGYLVSNVPPEVQEIWDSAGTQRSPVEWSLRYLWDYPEISVVLSGMSDIKQVEDNVKLAAEGFPDSLTVEERKLISRVKEIYRSKTRVNCTGCRYCMPCPSGVNIPENFKFLNNAEMFDNAEGEKALYSGLEGQASNCTECGQCEEKCPQKTPIREMLKEVVRLFGK; this is encoded by the coding sequence ATGTTATACAGAAGACTTGGTAGGACGGAAGGGGAAGTTTCAATACTGGGTTTTGGTACCATGCGGTTTCCTGTAATAGGGGGAGACGATACCAGGATTGATAAGGAAAAAGCTATACAGATGATCCGTTATGCCATCGATTCAGGTGTTAATTACATTGACACGGCCTATCCTTACCATGGAGGCATGAGCGAAACCGTTCTTGGGAAGGCGCTTGAGAACGGCTATCGCGAAAAGGTCTATCTTGCAACCAAACTCCCAAGCTGGCTGGTTACGAGCAGAGAGGATATGGACCGATATTTGAACGAACAGCTTGAAAGGCTCAAAACCAATTACATTGATTTTTATCTCCTTCATGCTCTAAACAGGGACTTCTGGAACATTGTCAAAAAACACGATGTTCTTGATTTCCTTGATTCTGCGCTTAAGGAAGGGAAAATAAAATATACAGGCTTCTCTTTCCACGACAACTTTGACTTATTTAAAGAAGTAATTGATTCCTATCCATGGACTCTGTGTCAGATCCAGTACAATTTCATGGATGAAAATTTCCAGGCAGGAAAAGAGGATCTGCTGCATGCAGCTTCAAAGGGTCTTGGAGTTGTTATTATGGAGCCTATGCGGGGTGGCTATCTTGTCTCAAATGTCCCACCTGAAGTTCAGGAAATCTGGGATTCTGCCGGTACGCAGAGGAGTCCTGTTGAGTGGAGTCTGCGATATCTGTGGGACTACCCGGAAATAAGTGTAGTTCTTAGCGGAATGTCAGATATAAAGCAGGTAGAGGACAACGTCAAACTTGCAGCTGAAGGCTTTCCTGATTCACTGACCGTGGAGGAAAGAAAACTCATTTCGCGTGTAAAAGAAATCTACAGGTCAAAAACAAGAGTTAACTGTACCGGCTGCCGGTACTGCATGCCCTGCCCATCAGGGGTGAACATTCCTGAGAATTTCAAATTCCTGAACAATGCCGAAATGTTTGATAATGCAGAAGGAGAAAAAGCTCTGTACAGCGGCCTGGAAGGTCAGGCATCAAATTGTACGGAATGCGGGCAGTGTGAAGAAAAGTGCCCTCAGAAAACTCCTATCAGGGAAATGTTAAAAGAAGTTGTTAGACTATTTGGGAAATGA
- a CDS encoding lysylphosphatidylglycerol synthase transmembrane domain-containing protein produces the protein MSSNKEKTQNRGSSTIGKSVICGNSALSLYEGVLLSLVTLKKATAGLLILTVIFLVRTHWTEIVPLLEESWKILSETRIIYVILAFSVYLLSVYFFAVRWQQVLSSIGYNLRAKSLFPILFGSIFVNNLTPANRTGGETLRILWVKKQFGVSYTNAFITILFERVVEIVPITLLLIYVLYAFPSLKGKLLPLTNHPMPNSIFLLLLVFAITGTVIWYLKEKFAPLLKEIQQNWKQLNKSFTSVLLLSCSVWILDIIRLKLIALALNLPLSMYIITAVSILYLFLGLLPVTPGGLGIVEGGLISLLLFFGLPFTSAGSFVFLERFISYGLSSLIGFLYLFYYGGFKIWEDTKLH, from the coding sequence ATGTCATCTAATAAAGAAAAGACCCAAAATCGGGGTAGTTCAACTATTGGAAAAAGTGTAATTTGCGGCAATTCCGCACTGAGTCTCTACGAAGGTGTATTATTGAGCCTGGTTACCTTGAAAAAAGCCACTGCGGGCCTCTTGATACTTACGGTAATATTTCTGGTCCGCACTCACTGGACAGAGATTGTACCTTTGCTGGAAGAAAGCTGGAAAATCCTCAGCGAAACACGGATTATTTATGTTATTCTAGCGTTCTCAGTTTATCTGCTGAGTGTGTACTTCTTTGCAGTCCGCTGGCAGCAGGTTCTCTCTTCTATTGGCTATAATCTTAGAGCAAAAAGTCTTTTTCCAATTCTTTTCGGATCAATATTCGTAAATAACCTCACTCCGGCAAACAGGACAGGAGGCGAGACCCTGCGAATACTCTGGGTAAAAAAACAATTTGGAGTAAGCTATACTAACGCTTTCATAACAATCCTTTTCGAAAGGGTGGTTGAAATAGTTCCTATCACGTTGCTCTTAATTTATGTGCTGTATGCATTTCCCTCATTAAAAGGCAAACTCTTACCTCTGACAAACCATCCAATGCCAAACTCAATATTTCTGTTGCTCTTAGTCTTCGCGATAACAGGAACAGTAATATGGTATCTCAAAGAAAAATTTGCTCCCCTTCTCAAGGAGATACAACAAAATTGGAAACAGCTTAACAAATCCTTTACCTCTGTTCTCCTGCTATCTTGCTCAGTCTGGATTCTTGATATAATACGTCTCAAGTTGATCGCTTTAGCCCTTAATCTCCCTCTCTCTATGTATATTATTACAGCAGTCTCAATACTGTACCTATTTCTCGGACTTCTACCAGTAACTCCGGGGGGGCTTGGAATAGTTGAAGGAGGTCTCATCTCTTTGCTTCTATTTTTTGGGTTACCCTTTACTTCCGCAGGAAGCTTCGTTTTTCTGGAGCGTTTCATCTCCTATGGGCTAAGTAGCCTTATAGGATTTCTATATCTGTTTTATTACGGTGGGTTTAAGATATGGGAAGATACAAAATTGCATTGA
- a CDS encoding glycosyltransferase family 4 protein, whose amino-acid sequence MGRYKIALISDWYFPKLGGIEYSMHALAKTLSMHGHEVNVITRSYPEVPEYSMRDGVPVIRIKGKPLPGQQRLLMPSAYKRLYTLLKESNYDIINCHGLDSPIGMSALVSARKLGIPVVVTNHSLVGHTLNSSLLYLAGKLFLKNADAVIAVSSAVEKDSEVMTTKPIYRIFNGVDSENITAGVISPFNMEGKLIIITVARMTKKKGVKKIVDLAPSLLAKNENLLFVMIGDGPLRKRLEKKVEETGLSSNFYFTGEISRREVFGYLDQADIFALPSSDEAFGISILEAISKKVPVVAMNHSGVSDIIKNGVNGYLADNLAEFSFYLQTLIESPALRTSFAREASKELSIYDWNRIYEQTNQVYAKVIYEKHHNNN is encoded by the coding sequence ATGGGAAGATACAAAATTGCATTGATTAGTGACTGGTATTTTCCGAAACTGGGAGGAATCGAGTATTCTATGCATGCTCTTGCTAAAACCCTGAGCATGCATGGTCACGAGGTAAATGTTATTACGAGGAGCTATCCGGAAGTCCCCGAATACAGTATGAGGGACGGAGTTCCGGTAATAAGGATTAAAGGTAAACCATTACCAGGACAGCAACGTTTACTCATGCCAAGTGCATACAAAAGACTCTATACCCTTTTAAAAGAAAGTAATTATGATATTATTAACTGTCACGGACTGGATTCTCCTATTGGCATGTCTGCCCTTGTTTCAGCTAGAAAACTCGGAATTCCTGTAGTAGTTACTAATCACTCCCTTGTAGGACATACCCTGAATAGCTCTCTTTTGTATCTTGCAGGCAAACTGTTTCTAAAAAATGCTGATGCTGTAATTGCCGTCAGTTCAGCAGTTGAAAAAGATTCAGAAGTAATGACTACAAAACCTATTTACCGGATATTTAATGGAGTTGACTCTGAGAATATAACTGCCGGGGTTATCTCTCCTTTTAATATGGAAGGAAAACTTATAATCATAACCGTAGCACGCATGACAAAGAAAAAAGGCGTGAAAAAGATTGTAGATCTTGCTCCTTCCCTTCTGGCAAAAAATGAAAACCTGCTATTTGTAATGATAGGAGACGGTCCTCTCAGGAAACGCCTGGAAAAAAAAGTAGAAGAAACCGGATTATCCAGTAATTTTTATTTTACAGGGGAAATTTCCCGAAGGGAGGTATTTGGATATTTGGACCAGGCAGATATCTTTGCCCTTCCTTCCAGTGATGAGGCCTTTGGGATTTCGATTCTGGAAGCAATTTCAAAAAAGGTCCCTGTTGTGGCAATGAATCATAGCGGGGTTTCAGATATTATCAAAAATGGTGTAAACGGCTACCTGGCAGATAACCTTGCAGAATTTTCGTTCTACCTTCAAACTCTGATTGAAAGCCCAGCCCTACGAACCTCGTTTGCCAGGGAAGCGAGCAAGGAGCTTTCAATTTACGATTGGAACAGAATATATGAACAGACAAACCAGGTATATGCAAAGGTCATTTATGAAAAACATCACAATAACAATTGA
- a CDS encoding polysaccharide deacetylase family protein has product MKNITITIDVEEDCPPMLTSTRGIEEGLPKLLDLFKKERIKATFFVTGEMAEKYPDLIRRIPEEGHELGCHGYTHARFDRMREEEAKISLKQAGYVLRQFEKRVVSFRAPNLQFPESYLELLEEEGFRYDSSLAAYKPPFSRKTKIEGKIIRIPTTITSSFLRLSPDIFLPFLRHITAPVIFVHPWEFVDMSGMPVRLDCKFNTGEKALENLKVLIHASKAENCLFLTLEERASF; this is encoded by the coding sequence ATGAAAAACATCACAATAACAATTGATGTGGAAGAAGACTGTCCACCCATGCTTACGAGTACCAGAGGCATAGAAGAAGGCCTGCCAAAACTGCTGGATCTTTTCAAAAAAGAAAGAATAAAGGCTACCTTTTTCGTGACGGGAGAGATGGCAGAGAAGTATCCAGATCTCATCCGCCGTATTCCGGAAGAGGGACATGAGCTGGGCTGTCACGGATATACCCACGCCCGTTTTGACCGCATGAGAGAAGAAGAAGCAAAGATTTCCCTGAAGCAGGCAGGATATGTGCTCAGGCAGTTTGAAAAGCGGGTGGTTTCCTTCAGGGCTCCAAACCTTCAGTTCCCTGAAAGTTATCTCGAACTCCTGGAAGAAGAGGGCTTTCGGTATGACTCTTCCCTTGCGGCTTACAAGCCTCCATTTTCTCGAAAAACAAAGATAGAAGGCAAAATAATCAGGATTCCGACAACGATTACCTCCTCTTTTCTGAGATTATCCCCGGATATTTTTCTCCCATTTCTCAGGCATATAACAGCTCCTGTAATTTTTGTCCATCCATGGGAATTTGTGGACATGTCCGGAATGCCTGTACGTCTGGACTGCAAGTTCAATACCGGAGAAAAAGCTCTTGAGAACCTTAAGGTTCTGATACATGCTTCTAAAGCTGAAAACTGTCTTTTTTTAACTCTGGAAGAAAGAGCATCCTTCTAA
- a CDS encoding carboxymuconolactone decarboxylase family protein has translation MRMLEEFFPEFTQKLDEIDQLYAEKRMIDEKTYQFICFALSIKARSKPCVLKHFKGALEAGATVKELSYIFALVMREAAGADDCWTHDVIGDWKEILKGNISCSCQK, from the coding sequence ATGAGAATGCTGGAAGAATTTTTCCCTGAATTCACCCAGAAGCTGGACGAGATTGACCAGCTCTATGCCGAAAAAAGGATGATTGACGAAAAGACCTACCAGTTCATTTGCTTCGCCCTCTCGATTAAAGCCAGATCAAAACCATGTGTCCTGAAACATTTCAAGGGTGCCCTCGAAGCAGGAGCTACGGTCAAAGAACTTTCATATATCTTTGCCCTGGTCATGAGGGAAGCCGCAGGTGCAGACGACTGCTGGACTCATGACGTAATCGGAGATTGGAAAGAGATCCTGAAAGGAAACATTTCCTGCAGCTGTCAAAAATAA
- a CDS encoding SPL family radical SAM protein encodes MFEEIQAKKALNKIKETSRLALPFQWDLNIYRGCEHGCNYCYAMYSHSYLEKEEKISCAGKKDSDFFRKIYVKTNIAEALEKQLGARSWKKEVINIGGVCDSYQPAEEKYGLMRKVLSVMIEYESPITISTKSDLILRDYDMLEELAELTHVNVAVTVTTMDEKLSSLLEPVASSPEKRFSVLQAFKDTAATTGLHMMPILPFLTDSPENIEQILSSAAECEVDYALPSLLYLRGETRKHFFNFLACSFPELLGPYNKLYAKGGADRAYKAELYGVLRNLMEKYNLSADYMKPLEIKYSNPKQLRLTDF; translated from the coding sequence ATGTTTGAAGAAATCCAGGCTAAAAAAGCCCTTAATAAAATAAAGGAAACAAGCAGGCTTGCACTGCCGTTCCAATGGGATCTGAATATTTATAGAGGATGTGAACACGGCTGCAATTACTGTTATGCAATGTATTCCCACAGCTATCTGGAAAAAGAAGAGAAAATTTCCTGTGCAGGGAAAAAAGACTCTGATTTTTTCCGAAAAATATATGTAAAGACAAATATCGCAGAAGCCCTTGAAAAACAGCTTGGAGCCCGTTCCTGGAAAAAAGAGGTAATTAACATAGGCGGGGTATGTGACAGTTACCAGCCAGCTGAGGAAAAATATGGCTTGATGCGCAAAGTCCTGTCGGTAATGATTGAATACGAAAGCCCGATCACCATATCCACAAAATCCGATCTTATCCTCAGGGATTACGACATGCTTGAAGAACTTGCTGAACTGACGCACGTAAACGTTGCGGTCACGGTTACAACTATGGATGAAAAACTGAGTTCTCTGCTGGAACCCGTTGCTTCTTCTCCCGAAAAACGTTTTTCAGTTCTTCAAGCTTTCAAAGATACAGCAGCTACTACCGGGCTCCATATGATGCCAATTCTTCCTTTTCTTACCGACAGCCCTGAAAACATCGAACAAATTCTTTCCAGTGCAGCCGAATGTGAAGTAGATTACGCTCTTCCGAGCTTGCTTTATCTCAGGGGCGAAACCAGAAAGCATTTTTTCAATTTTCTTGCATGCAGTTTTCCCGAACTTCTGGGTCCTTATAATAAATTGTATGCAAAAGGCGGGGCTGACAGAGCTTATAAAGCTGAACTTTACGGGGTACTCAGGAATCTCATGGAGAAATACAATCTTTCAGCCGACTACATGAAACCTCTGGAAATAAAATATTCAAACCCAAAGCAGCTCAGGCTGACGGACTTTTAA
- a CDS encoding radical SAM protein produces MYGAQEAQEARNSNRLLAIRLETNTSCNLHCRYCYAQSGEDSVKIADFNALKRIISEAKELGIKSVVVIGGGEPTLYPNFRELIAYIDSLGIVPMIFSNTVLMTEELAEFLYGHNASVMGKLDSLKPEVQDYLAGREGAFEDIKTGLENLIKAGFSNPAEPGKLRLGISFVSNKMNLEEIEEIWHFCRQNNIFPNMEILTPTGRANDELEDKLLTADEIKKYKLRLLDIDRKYYGYDWLPYTPITASGCLQHLYSLYINIEGNVRPCAPTKLDEHPALRINGGYPYNVNRMSLKEIYNSELFTYVRNIDRVLEGRCGNCENIGECIGCRGYAYSVGINNGIDPLKALRMECQQCFK; encoded by the coding sequence ATGTACGGAGCACAGGAAGCACAGGAAGCCCGAAACTCAAACAGGCTTTTAGCCATAAGACTCGAGACAAACACATCATGTAACCTTCACTGCCGTTACTGTTATGCACAGAGCGGAGAGGATTCCGTAAAAATAGCTGACTTCAATGCCCTCAAACGCATAATATCCGAAGCAAAAGAACTGGGTATCAAATCTGTGGTTGTGATAGGGGGAGGAGAGCCTACCCTCTACCCGAACTTTAGAGAATTGATTGCCTACATTGATTCTCTCGGGATTGTCCCGATGATTTTTTCAAACACTGTTTTGATGACAGAAGAACTTGCAGAATTCCTGTACGGACATAACGCTTCCGTTATGGGAAAACTTGACTCTCTCAAGCCTGAGGTCCAGGACTATCTGGCAGGAAGGGAAGGGGCCTTTGAGGATATTAAAACCGGGCTAGAAAATCTGATAAAAGCCGGCTTTTCAAACCCTGCAGAGCCTGGAAAACTCCGCCTTGGGATTTCTTTTGTGAGCAATAAAATGAACCTGGAAGAAATTGAAGAGATCTGGCACTTCTGCAGGCAAAACAATATCTTTCCCAATATGGAAATTCTCACTCCGACAGGCAGGGCAAATGACGAACTTGAAGATAAATTGCTCACAGCTGATGAAATAAAAAAGTACAAATTAAGACTGCTGGATATAGACCGAAAATACTACGGGTACGACTGGCTTCCTTACACCCCGATTACTGCAAGCGGCTGTCTTCAGCATCTTTACAGCCTGTACATCAATATAGAAGGAAACGTCCGGCCCTGTGCGCCTACAAAACTGGATGAACATCCTGCACTCAGGATTAACGGGGGATACCCCTATAATGTAAACAGAATGAGCCTTAAGGAGATTTACAACTCCGAACTTTTCACATACGTCAGGAATATCGACAGAGTACTGGAAGGCAGGTGCGGGAACTGTGAGAATATAGGGGAATGTATAGGCTGCCGCGGATATGCTTACAGTGTAGGCATAAACAATGGGATTGACCCACTCAAAGCCCTGAGGATGGAGTGCCAGCAGTGCTTCAAATAA
- a CDS encoding L-histidine N(alpha)-methyltransferase, translating into MESTGKVKRGQASENEEKIIASTENSMEEKMCESLKSHKLPDYLLYTGVGGAKNWLKLDGSGTFPVARRLKDFLEENIASVVRFIPAGMSLVSVGVGSGEKERILLEELIKKNLAERPASEKVPIIYYPVDINSQLVDLALEKARDLPVEKKGIVGFIEDMPLLKEHWRLPVLFSILGNTFCNYEPEFILKLVYENLEQGDLFFFDASLLPEPGPGEDAQSVRKSVLGTYASRENALFNMYPLLQYGMAPEDFDFELLLSHVDSRIGALCRTRKSLNILKDTEITIGSETVSFREGDVIRMGFTYKYTYDQITALLDINRFDILRAFLSKDGENAIFLAKKRT; encoded by the coding sequence TTGGAGAGTACAGGAAAGGTAAAACGGGGGCAGGCTTCGGAGAACGAAGAAAAAATTATAGCTTCCACAGAGAACAGTATGGAAGAAAAGATGTGTGAAAGCCTGAAAAGCCATAAATTGCCTGATTATCTCCTGTACACGGGAGTAGGAGGAGCAAAAAACTGGCTGAAACTGGATGGGTCCGGGACATTTCCTGTAGCCAGAAGACTTAAAGACTTTCTTGAAGAAAATATTGCCTCAGTCGTCAGATTCATCCCTGCTGGTATGAGCCTTGTAAGCGTTGGAGTAGGGAGCGGGGAGAAAGAGCGAATTCTTCTAGAAGAACTGATAAAGAAAAACCTTGCTGAGAGACCTGCTTCCGAAAAGGTGCCTATAATCTATTATCCTGTTGATATAAACAGTCAGCTTGTAGATCTTGCCCTTGAAAAAGCAAGGGACCTGCCTGTGGAAAAGAAAGGCATAGTTGGCTTTATCGAAGATATGCCACTCCTTAAAGAACACTGGCGCCTTCCTGTCCTGTTCTCTATTCTGGGAAATACCTTTTGTAATTATGAGCCTGAGTTCATACTCAAGCTCGTCTACGAAAACCTTGAACAGGGAGACCTTTTTTTCTTTGATGCCAGTCTTCTCCCTGAACCCGGACCAGGAGAGGATGCACAATCAGTAAGAAAGTCTGTACTTGGTACGTATGCATCAAGAGAGAATGCCCTTTTCAACATGTATCCTCTGCTTCAGTACGGAATGGCTCCAGAAGATTTCGATTTTGAATTATTGCTCTCACATGTGGACTCAAGGATAGGAGCCCTGTGCAGGACACGAAAGAGCCTGAATATCCTGAAGGATACCGAGATCACAATAGGCTCCGAAACCGTAAGTTTCAGGGAAGGAGATGTCATTCGCATGGGTTTTACTTATAAATACACATACGATCAGATAACTGCTCTTCTGGATATTAATAGATTTGATATTCTGAGAGCTTTTCTGAGCAAAGATGGGGAGAATGCAATATTCCTTGCAAAAAAACGTACCTGA
- a CDS encoding dimethylarginine dimethylaminohydrolase family protein yields MGDSSMGCQIENLNEVKKTGSSIAYGCDELGKLKSVLMHTPGDELLLVNESNYEHWLYDKVPEISGYIKEHMRYQELLESNGVRVYELADHVEENKDLITRLPNLTFLHDTAVISKKGAMLSKMRPPARENEEVVVKEALNKLGIPILNEFNGSEGFFEGCLLLSKDTVFVADTERHTYPFILEFISNILSEFDEIIYARIPKTRRYMHPDTIFNRIREDLALAYLPAFEESRLYTEGSRERIDFEGFMREKGVEIIPVSDSEQSRLACSFVPLDSGTIFHYDIALNTETKRRLAQEGVEIIPFHPEALLAGGGSLRCHTLRLCRRKH; encoded by the coding sequence ATGGGGGATTCGAGCATGGGCTGCCAGATCGAAAATCTGAATGAAGTGAAAAAAACAGGATCAAGTATCGCTTATGGCTGTGACGAACTGGGGAAGCTTAAAAGCGTACTTATGCACACTCCGGGAGACGAACTCCTTCTGGTCAATGAGTCAAATTATGAGCACTGGCTCTACGATAAAGTTCCTGAGATTTCAGGATACATAAAAGAGCACATGAGGTATCAGGAACTGCTGGAATCAAACGGGGTAAGAGTCTATGAGCTTGCAGATCATGTGGAAGAAAATAAAGACCTTATAACAAGGCTGCCAAATCTGACCTTCCTGCACGACACTGCTGTTATTTCAAAAAAAGGAGCAATGCTTTCAAAAATGCGCCCGCCTGCAAGGGAAAATGAAGAGGTTGTCGTAAAGGAAGCCCTGAACAAGCTGGGAATTCCAATACTCAATGAATTCAATGGAAGCGAAGGATTTTTCGAAGGCTGTCTCCTTCTCTCAAAAGATACCGTTTTTGTTGCAGATACGGAACGGCATACCTATCCTTTTATCCTGGAATTTATTTCAAATATCCTGAGCGAATTTGATGAAATTATTTACGCCCGCATTCCAAAAACCAGACGCTATATGCATCCCGATACCATATTCAACAGGATAAGAGAGGACCTTGCTCTTGCTTATCTTCCTGCTTTTGAAGAATCCCGTCTGTATACGGAAGGCTCCAGAGAAAGAATCGATTTTGAAGGGTTCATGCGGGAAAAAGGAGTGGAGATCATTCCTGTCTCGGACTCGGAGCAAAGCCGCCTGGCCTGTTCTTTTGTCCCCCTGGATAGTGGAACTATCTTTCATTATGATATTGCACTTAATACGGAAACAAAAAGAAGGCTTGCACAGGAAGGTGTTGAGATTATTCCTTTCCACCCTGAAGCCCTGCTTGCAGGAGGGGGAAGCCTGCGTTGCCATACATTGAGGCTCTGCAGAAGGAAACACTGA
- a CDS encoding prenyltransferase gives MKETLKAYIDLTRAHFLPAWPLIFCSGLVLAFANYGGFSWTLIIKAALIGLLGFEAGFVLNDYVDRNRDRLDVENTLTKYWRPFKERPIPSGKISSKKAFWLFILLAGVTSALIFTLPYPNSLYVFAIMLYSYGIEAFYQVKKRDQKFPIAQLLGRTDFTLFPAAGYLCYGQPDMTMLLYMFFFYPWTMAHLGLNDFIDLENDRARGMKSIAVLYGAKGAIYWITGFTLLHFFTAIFFLRELGTIAPYGFFAGFVLLAGSNVYLWKKQSHDAGLKILPIYHGTLVIYAVSIILDFIY, from the coding sequence ATGAAAGAAACCCTGAAAGCCTATATCGACCTAACTCGCGCTCACTTTCTTCCTGCCTGGCCCCTTATTTTTTGCTCAGGGCTTGTTCTTGCTTTTGCAAATTACGGCGGTTTTTCCTGGACATTAATCATTAAAGCTGCGCTGATAGGCCTGCTGGGATTCGAAGCCGGTTTCGTGCTCAATGACTATGTGGACAGAAACAGAGACAGGCTTGATGTAGAAAACACCCTTACAAAGTACTGGAGACCTTTTAAAGAGAGACCCATTCCTTCGGGAAAAATTTCTTCAAAAAAGGCTTTCTGGCTGTTTATCCTGTTAGCAGGAGTTACTTCTGCCCTGATATTTACACTTCCCTATCCAAATTCTCTTTACGTTTTTGCAATAATGCTGTACTCTTACGGCATTGAGGCTTTTTATCAGGTAAAGAAAAGAGACCAGAAGTTCCCTATCGCCCAGCTTCTTGGAAGAACGGATTTCACTCTTTTTCCTGCAGCAGGTTACCTCTGCTACGGGCAGCCTGACATGACAATGCTGCTCTACATGTTTTTCTTCTATCCCTGGACGATGGCGCACCTGGGCTTGAATGACTTTATTGACCTGGAAAATGACCGGGCAAGAGGAATGAAATCGATAGCTGTCCTTTACGGCGCAAAAGGGGCTATTTACTGGATCACAGGTTTTACTCTCCTTCATTTCTTTACAGCTATTTTCTTCCTCAGGGAGCTTGGAACTATTGCCCCCTACGGCTTTTTCGCAGGTTTTGTACTTCTTGCAGGTTCAAACGTTTATCTCTGGAAAAAGCAAAGTCATGATGCAGGTTTGAAGATACTGCCCATTTACCACGGAACTCTGGTAATCTATGCGGTCTCGATTATTCTTGACTTCATTTATTGA
- a CDS encoding non-histone chromosomal MC1 family protein → MSDTRNFVLRDVDGNEHGVFTGKQPRQAALKAANRGKGTKSKPDTIRLRERGTKKVHVFKAWKQLVAAPKNKPEWMPEKISKPFVKKEKIETIE, encoded by the coding sequence ATGTCTGACACACGAAATTTTGTTTTACGAGATGTAGATGGTAACGAGCATGGAGTTTTCACTGGAAAACAGCCTCGACAAGCTGCTCTAAAAGCTGCGAACCGGGGCAAAGGAACCAAGTCAAAACCGGACACTATCCGATTGAGGGAACGCGGGACAAAGAAAGTGCATGTTTTCAAGGCATGGAAGCAACTTGTCGCAGCTCCAAAAAACAAGCCTGAATGGATGCCGGAGAAAATTAGCAAACCCTTTGTCAAGAAAGAAAAAATAGAAACAATCGAATAA
- a CDS encoding IMPACT family protein, translated as MFIGYARHVKNETEAKAFINEIKRLHEDANHNVSAYLVREEGSSALRYDDDGEPAGSSGKPVFKVIESKGLFNVVVVVTRYFGGIKLGFGGLSRAYRETAVSAIEEAGIVEVFEEIMFTARSGYSELQKIKKLIEEYGRIEQEKYSDTVELGFFIKKDFEEEFREKLAKLTRKKIELEKA; from the coding sequence ATATTTATCGGGTATGCCAGGCACGTAAAAAATGAAACAGAAGCAAAAGCTTTCATAAATGAAATAAAAAGGCTGCATGAAGATGCAAACCATAATGTTTCAGCTTATCTTGTAAGAGAAGAGGGTTCCTCTGCCCTCAGATATGATGATGACGGAGAGCCTGCGGGTAGTTCCGGAAAGCCTGTTTTCAAGGTTATCGAGTCAAAAGGGCTCTTTAATGTAGTTGTAGTTGTGACCCGGTACTTTGGAGGCATAAAACTTGGTTTTGGGGGACTCTCCAGGGCTTATAGAGAGACAGCAGTTTCAGCTATCGAAGAGGCAGGTATTGTCGAGGTCTTTGAAGAGATAATGTTCACTGCGCGCTCCGGATACTCGGAGCTTCAGAAAATAAAGAAGCTCATAGAGGAATACGGGAGAATAGAGCAAGAAAAATACTCCGATACCGTCGAACTAGGTTTTTTCATAAAAAAAGATTTTGAAGAAGAATTTCGTGAAAAACTGGCAAAACTCACAAGAAAGAAAATTGAGCTTGAAAAGGCTTAA